The segment GAGCGCGATCGCCTGACACAGCAGCGCGAACGAGAGCCCGACGCCGAGCATCGACGTGTTGGCGCGCGGGTTCGCGGCCGGCGTGATGTCGAAGCTGTGGTGCCACGCCGAGAGCGGATACAGCGGCCGGATCCCCATCGGCGTGATGCTGTCGGCGAGCAGGTGTGACCCGAGCGAGAGCGCCGCCGCGGTGCCGGCGGTCGCGGCCACCGTTACCTGTCGGCCGATCGGTGCGCCGGCGACGCCGGCGATCGACGCGACGACCGCCGTCCCACCCAGCACGAACCAGATCGTGTGCGTCGGCCCCCGGTGGTCGATCGGCAACAGCTCGTCCGCGTCGGGAGCGGTCGAACACGCCACCGCGACGGCAGCGCCGAACGCCGCCAGCCACGGGTCGGCGCCGCGGCTCAACGCCGCGCCGACGGGTCCGTAGACGAACAGCGCCGCTCCGACGTGTCCCCACCGGTACATACCCTCCGTTTCGCGTCGAACCGTATCAACGCTCCGGGGGTGGGTGCGCCGACGCGACGGCGCTCGGCGGCTCCGACGACCGCGCGATTCGAGCCAGCGTCGTCGCCGGCACATCGACGGCGTCGAGGCGTTCGCTGAGATCGTCGGGGACGATCGAGAGCCGCGCCGCGAGCCGTCTGTCCCTGGCGATCTCCGCCGCGAGCGTCTCGACGCCTGATACGCCGCCGACGGCGGCCATCGACTCGGTCGCCGACGCGAGGCAGTCGGCTCGCTCGATCCGTTCTGCGGTTTCGAGGCGGTCCTCGATGCGGTCGATCCAGCCAGCCATCCCGTCCGGGACGCCATCTGTACACGGTTCAGCGTAGACCAGTTCGACCGCGGGCGGCGTCGGTCGAACCGGCGTGGCGAACCCCACGGGCGTTCGTCCGGCGGCGATTCGGGTCGTCACCCCGGTGTCGTCCCACCCGCCGAGCGGCTCGCCGTCGATTCGCGGAGGCCAGATCGTGCCGTCGAACGCTGGTTCGAGCCGGATTCGGTGGGGACGCTCGGCCTCGATCACGACCTCCACGAAGGTCACCCGTTCGGCCTCGATGGTGTCGACCGTCAGCGTCGGCATACGCCGTCTGGCGGCCCCTTCGTTGATAAACTCATGGGGCTCGGGAGCGATCCGATACACCGACGCGTCCAGCCACCGCGCTGCTTCACGGCGACTCTCGAACCGTCCACAGGCCAACACGATCGGCGGTTCGACCCGGCCGATACGAATCAGCGCGAGCGCGGCCGAGATCGGATCGGCGTCGGCGTACCTTTCGGCGTCGCTGTCGGGGACCTTCGCCACCGCGGCGTCTACCATCGGCTCGACCGTTTCGAGCCGCTCTCGGCGCGCCGTTCGGCGCAGGTTTCCGAGCCGGTCCTCCAGCCGGAGCCGTGTCTCCCTCGAATCGCGGACGGCTCGGGCACGGCGTCTGGCCTCGGCGAGCGCCTCTTTCGCGGCGACGTGGTCGGTTTCGGCCTCCGACAGCTCCCGTATGGCATCGCGATACTCGTCGCGGAGGGAGCCGTCATCGGCCTCCTGCAATCGTCCACGGAGCGTCGCGACGCGCTCGCGTTTCGATTCGAGCTCGGTGGCCGTCTCCGCGACTCGTCGGCGGCCCGCCGTTCGCGACGGCACCGGCTCAGCAAGTCCCTCCAGTTTCGATCGCGTCTCGCGGCGCTCGGTATCGACGCTCGTCTCGACGTCCAGCGATCGCGCGACTGCTGCGAGCGCGTCCACCCGGCGAAGCGAGAGCCCGGGCGCAACGACGCCGACGTGGTCGTAGAGGCTCACAGCTCTCGTCGCTTCATCGCCGCCGGATCCGGGTGCGGTGAACCGACCGCGAACTTTGCGTAGGCGACGTGCTCGTTCGAACGGTTCTCGTACGCCCGCGCGGCATCGCGAACCGGCTCGCGGACGTCGCGGAACTCGTTGAACGGCTCGGTTCGTTCCACCTGCACGTCGTCCGGATGCTTTTCGCGCAGCCGGAGCGCGAGAAAGGCACCGTGCTCGGTGTCGTCGAGCAGCGCCGCCCGCCCCAGTCGGCGGACGACACTCCCTCGGTGGGTCCGACACGCGTTTCGGAGCGACGTTCGAGCGCCCTGCGAGTACGTCACGACCAACAACACGGTACTCACTGGACGCGTTTCGAGCTTAAACGTACGCCCTCATTCGAGCGGCCGAACGGTCGGTGCATCGGCGTCCGTCAACGCTCGTATCCGATCTCTCGCCTCCCGCTCCGAGGCGGCGACGACGATCGTCCCCTCGTCCGAGCGATACGCCGAAAGCTCGCCGTCGAACTCCGTCGCGAACGTTCGAACCGCGGCTCGGATCTGCCGCTCGCAGGTCTCCAGGTCGACTTCGCCGGCTTCCAGCGCCGACAGCGCTCCTTCGATCCGGCGGAGGGTGGCGATTCGGTCCATCTACACCGTCCGGAGATGGTCCGTCGTCGGTTCGTACACGTCGCCCTGCCGGCGGAGCTTCTCGATCTCGTGTTCGGCCTGCGATCGCTCCATGCCGATCTCCTCGGCGCGATCCAATATCGTCTCGATCGGCGCGCCCTCGTCGTACTCCGTCTCGATCTCCGCGATCAGCGATTTGATGTTTTTGATGCGGTCGCGCTGGCTCTTGCTCCGGCCGGTCTCGACCACGTCCGCGTCGAACTCGCCGGTTTCGGGATCGACGCCGATGTCCTGCAGACACGATCGGACGATCTCGATGACGCGCTCGGCGTCCTCGCGCTCGACCGTATCCGACAGCCGCATCCGCGCGGAGGCCTCCGAGAGCCGGACCAGTGCTTCGAGTTTCCGGGCCGTCACCGGTACCGGCGCGTCGTCGTCTTGGCCCTTCGAGCGCAGATCGACGTAGAAATCCCGTATCTCGACTTTCGCCTCCTCGGTCATCATCGGATAGCAGTTCCGCTTGGCGTAGGCGATGTACTTGCGAAGCAACTCCGCGTCGATCTCCGGTTCGACGTTCTCGGTGACGTTCTCGACCTCCTCCTCGGTGACGTTCGACGTCGTCGTGTTCTCGCGGTGGGTGAACAGTTCACCCGCGTAGTTCGTGTTGATGATGTGATCCGCCAGGTTTCCATCCTTCTCGGCGTCGGGCTGATCCGTGACGGTGAAGATCAGGTCGAATCGCGAGATGAGCGCCGGCTCCAGATCTATCTGCTCGCCGATCGACTCGTACTGATCGAAACGGCCGTATTTGGGGTTCGCAGCGCCCAAAAGTGAGCATCTAGATTTGAGGGTGGCGTTAATTCCTGCCTTGCTGACGCTGATCGAGTTGTGCAGAACGACGCCTTGACTGATGAAGGTGTTCGTTGGCTCGACGGTCACGTCGTAGGCCCACTCGCAGGCGTGCTCTCCCTCGTTCGGGACTATCTTTACATCGCGCACCCGGTAGTATCGAAGCTCGCAGCGTTCTTCGAGGTCAGATGCCCGCTTGTCGAACGATTCGAGAGCCTCTGAGATGGCTTTTTTCGCTAGCTCGGCCAGTCTCGTTCGTCGCTTTTGATCGTATCCACCGCTCTCGGCGTAGTGTATCGCGCTCGTCGTTTCGCCGTCGAGTCGCTCCGCCAGTTGCCGACCCGACCAACCGACGACTTCGCGAACCTCGGAAAGCGTTTTTGCCGTTCGAATTCTCCTTTCGATCTCCTCCGCTCGCTCCCGAAGCCCTGTGAGTTCTTTTCGGACTGTTTCAATCTGGACGCCGTATCCCTCGTCGAGATGCGGCTTAAACCGACCAGTAAGCCGGACACCGAGTAACCGTTTGAGCTCTCTGATCTCTTTAGCTGCACCTGTCGGCAGTACGTCGTGGTGCCGCAACGTCTCGTTACTCCTCGTGACGAACGCAGCGGCGTCGTCGTAGCGCTCGTCCGCGGCTTCGACGACCCGATTGACGAATCGTTCGGTCGAATCGCCCATCACGTACACTTTCCAAGAGTCCTCCGCGATGTCGTAGTGAATTCGGGAGCTAACACCGAGTTTCGAGAGTGCGTCAGCGTAATCTCTCGCCAGTCCTGTCGACGCCGTAGAAAACGACATCGCTTCGCTTTCGACGCCCCCGTCCCCGGCGAACGCCCCGACTAGGAAGCGGCGGATGTTCTCTTCGGAACTCCCGAGCACCTGCGCCGGAATCCGTTTATCGCGTGCTGTGTGCATGAACTCCGGAAAGTTCCGCTCGAACCAGCGGTACAGTTTGGTCGAGATCCATCGTTTTGTTACCGTTCCAGCCGCGTTTGTCGTATGGGAGCTTTTCATTCCGAACACCGACGACATAAGGTCGGCCATCCGATCCAACAATCGCTCGTTTTGGTTCGAAAAGCCGATCTCGTGAGCCGAGCCAGCGTATGAGTGCCCCTCGGCGACGAGGAATCCGAGCGCTTCTGCGAGATCACCGGTTAGCGTCTCCGGGAGTCGGACGTCCTTTTCTTTCCCCACGTGCGCTTCCGGGTCGAGCTCGACCGCCGCACTCGAGTTTGGAAGCTTTCGCGGTGCGGGTACGAAGGTCCCCGGTACCATCTCCCTGGCCGGAATCGTTCCCGTTTGGGTTCCATCGTCGACGAACATCGGATGCTCGGGCGTCACGGTCACGGATCGTCCGTTCGAAAACGTTACCTGGATGAACTCGTCAGGAGCCTCGTGACGGCTCACCCGATCGATGGGACGCTTGCTCGTCTCGTTGGTGTCGAAATCGACGGAGTGAACGCCGACACCGTCGATCGGAAGGATCTCACAGTCGATGCCGTCGACGACCGCCTCGGGTTGCGCCTGCATCCGCTCGTCCACGAAGTCCCCGATATTGATGCGTCGACCGTCTGAGAGCAGGATTTCGGTGTCAGGGTGGTATGATTGCTGCTCGAGCGCTTCGTGCATTGCCGAGCGATCTTCCGGGCGCATCTTATCTAGCTCGTCGACAGCGGCGATTCCCTGATCGGCCAACACGAGCGCGCCGGCTTCCAGCGTCCACTGCTGGCCGTCGCCGAAGTCGTCGCGAACCGCGGCGGCGGTGAGTCCCGCACTGGACGAACCTTTACCAGAGGTATAAACCGACCGTGGAGCTAGGTTACGGACGTACTGGAGTAGCTGGGAGTTATGCGAGATGACGTTGTTCGAGACGTAGCTGTGGGTTCCCTCGACTTCGAGGTCGTAAACCCAGTCGTAATCAGGGTCGACGGGTTCGATCGAGTCGATCCGATCCCAGACGATATCGCTATCCACGAGCGCCCGAAGTCGTTCGATAGCTTCCTTCACCGACAACGCCGCGTCGATCCGCTCTAATACGGCCTCTTCCGCACCAGCCACGCGTCCACCGTCCGGAACGACTTCGTTTCGTTCGTAGTAGCTCACGGCGGACTGCTCTACGCCCATCCCGCTGGCTAACGAGGCCTGAGAGATGTTCAGCTCATCCCGGCTCTCGACGATGGTGTTCCAATTACCAGCGGAAACGGACTCGCGAAGCTCCGATAACTCGTCGAGCCTTTTCGAAAAGGCACGCAGAACCGTACGGAGGCTGGAACGGCTCGGATTTCTGTCACCCTGCTCGTAATGTTGGTACGTAGTTCGCGGAATCCCGCAGTCGAACTGCGACAGTTCGAGCCGCTCTCGAATCTCTCGCAGCTCGTTGCCGACGTTCGGAACGATGTCCGTATTCGTGTTCACGGAAACCTCTTCGAACGCCGAGGCTGCATCGGATTTTCGGTTGGTGACGAACCCTATCTCAGCTCTGTACCGCTCGAAATCCTGACCGCTGATCCTGAGTCGATAACTTCCGTTTGCCCTCGATTGTAACTGTGCTTGAATCTCGAACGAAAGCAACAGGCTTCGAACGCCCTCTAACAGTTCCCGACTCGTCGAGGCAACCGAGAGTTCGCGTTCCGTATCCGAAACCGTGCACTCACCATCGATGTACGCTCTCAAGAATCCTGCTTTACAGGGGCGCGTGGCACGGAATACCACTGGTGGTACGCGCTGTTCGGCGGAGCTTTCGAGCATTGCCGGCTCGATGCTTTCGAGGAATCGAACGAGCTCTCCGGACGAACAGACCAGTTCGTTCGCAGTCTTTTTACCATGTGGTTTCCGTTCGAAATAGTTTACTCCGAGTTGATCGAAGACCGATGCCGCATCATCGAGTATCTCTGCGTCGTTGTTCGTCAGCCAGATGCCGCCCGTGTTGTCGTCGCGGTGCTCGACGTACCCCTCCGCGACGATATAGCCGATCAACCGGGCGAGTTCGGGTGTCAGTTTATTGGGTGCCTCCAGCCGAACGGCGTTGTTCGATTTCGATCTGCGGTAGGAAACGTCGAGGGTGTCATCGCCCGCCACCGGTAACGAGCGCGGTGCGGCGATGAACTTCCCTTCCTCCAGATCTTTCGTCTGACGGGCACGAATACCCCCGTCAGAGCTAACGAACAATGGGTGGCTCGGCGTCACTTCCAACGTTCGTCCGGTTGCTGTTTCGACTCGATACATCCGTTCTGGCGTCTCGCGTTTCCATACTTTCGTCGCGCGTTGATGTCTGAGAACGCCGTCGTGGCTCATCGACGGGACCGCAAAATCGACCTCGTCGTAGACGCCGTCGTCTATCGGTTTTGGATCGTCGAGATTCGATTCTACGAGTTCTTTGAGCGGAACTTCGCTCCCGTCCGAAAGTGTAACTCTCGTGTCCCCTTTCGCGCACTTACCCGTACCGGGATCACCGATCAAGAGCATGTGCAGATCTCCCCGCGTCCGTGATCCGTCCGGGAGATGCTTCGTCACGCCCGAGAACAGCTGCATGATGATCGCGAGCTTCTCCTGGTCGTAGCCGTAGATCGAGGGGGCCATCGAGGCGATCATCTTCTCGTAGATGTCGGACTCGTTCGAGAGCTCGATGATCCGCTTTTTGTCCTCGTCGGTGATGTCCATGTCCTCGAACTGCTCGTCCTCGATCTCGACGGACATCCCGTCCATGTACACGTCGAAGATGGGGGACTTCTCCTGGTTCGACCCCTGCTGGTCGAGGTGAAGGACGCCCGTCACGCGGACGTGATCGCCCGCGGTCACGTGTCCCGTGATGTCGTCGTCGATGTGGACGTCGATGCTCTGCGGCGTTTCGCCGCCGCGGAGTCCCTCCGGGGACTCCTGTACCCGGAGTTTCTGCGCGTCGACGAACTCCGACTGGTCGAAGTTGATTTCGAAGGGGCCCTGCCGCTCACAGCCCTGACACTCGTGTGGTTCGTAGAAATCGCCGGAGGTCTGCGGAATGCGCGTGAGGGTGCCGCAGCGCTGGCACTCGAAGGCCGCCTCGGTGACCTTCGGGCGCACGTCGGTCGCCTTCCGGACGATCCCCGTCACCTCGACGAGCTGGCCGCGGTGGCGCGCGCGAATGTCGCGGATGCCGGTCGTTTTCTGGAGGTTTTGGACGCGCACGTGCGCTTGACCCAGCTTCACGTCGACCGGCAGATCGTAGAGTCTGAGCGCCTCCTCGGCGTACTCGCGCATCTGGTCGGGTTGGGCGACGAAGTCGTCCGCGAGATCCGGATCGAACCGGTAGAGATCGTCCCAATCGATGTACAGCGAGCGCTTCTCGTTCGGGTACTTCTGGGCGAGTTGGCCGATCTCGTTGCGGTAGTAGTCCCGGTAGAACCCTTCGAACTTGTCGATGACTTCCGTGTTTTCCGCGCGAGCCATTCTGCGTACACTCCCTTCGCGCGTGATCGAATAAGAACCTTGCCTCACCGGACCGGAAGTGAACGCCGCGATCGTGTCTCCCTCCGAGGGGTATCGAGCGCGTCACGTTCGCCACGAGCCGTCGTCCTGCGGGATCGGTTTCGGCGTTCGCGTCAGCCGTCATTCGTCGGCCGGAGGGACCTCCGGATCCGGGCCATCATCCGGTTCTGAGGGCGCTCCTCCCTCGCCCGGCTCCGTACCGTCCGCGTCGACTCCCTCAGTCTCTGGCCGTCCGTCACCGGGGGTGGCGGGTCGGTACGTGTAGAGATAGCCGTCGTGAAGCACGTAGTAGGCCTCCTCGTTCGGGTCCTCGATGACGCTGTTGTTGGTGTCGATAGCGAAATCCACCAGCGAGCTCAGCGATGTCGCCGCGGCCCGCGGTCTATCGAACGCCTCCTTCGGGAGTTGCATCGTCGATATCCACTCGTCGAGATCCGTCCGATCGTCCTCGTAGGCGAGCAGCTCCCGCTCTGTGGGGGTGAGCGCGAGTTCCCCTCGACCGCGGGCGACCACGAGCCCGCCGAGCGCGGCGAGCGAAACCGCCAGCAGTGCTGGCGATCCGAAACTTCGAAGCGGTCCGGGCGACCGCTCGACCGTGACGGTTCGCATCGCCTCGCTGCGGTCGGTCAGCTCCCCCGGATCGTCGAGTCGGTAGACGCCCTCCTCGAGCGAGATCGGTAACGCGTGCTCTCGCGACGCTTCGACCTCCCGGCCGTTGACCCTCCCCACCATCTCGACGACCACACGGATCTCGACCTCGGCCTGCCCGGGCGGGTCGCCGAGCTGCTCCTCGATTCGGTCGGTCCGATTCGCCGTCTCGTTCATGTTGATCGCGAACGGAACCTCGATGGCTCCTCGAGGCGAGAGCGCCCCGTCTCGACTCGTTTCGAGCGGTTCGCTCGTCTCCCAGACGACCGTCGTGTTCTCGCGAGTCTGCTCGACGCCGCGGAGGACGAGTTGCACCCGAACGGTCGTGTTCAACTCGCCGCCGTCGCTCGCCTCGTACTCGAACGCGTACGTCCCGTTGAGCCACGGCGTGACTTCGGTGAAGTAGACCGACCGATCCTCGAGTGTGGTCCCGGCGGGATAGGCGGCGGTGTCCTCGGTCACCGTCGCCGAGTGCTCGAACGCCCCGGTCGTCTCCCACGACGAGCCCGGACGCTCCTCGGTCGTCGTGGGGGGCGAGGCGTACGTCACGTACGTGAGCCCGCCGCTGCCGACGACGAGGACGACCAACACGGCGACGACGATCGGAAATTGGGCGTCGAGCAGCGCTCGAAGTCGGCGAGATCCGGTGCTCATCTCCGGAATCCATGCGTCCCCTGCGGTTTGTTATGCGCTTACTGGCTCCCGTAGGACTCGCTTACGACGCAACGGGCGTCGTCGTGGGGGTCGATCGATCTCGAACTCCGCTTTGCGGCGTATAACTTTGCGTGCGTCGCGTCACGCTCCGTTCATGGACACGATCGCGAACCTCCCGAGCAGACCGCTCCGGGAACGAGATATCGCCCCACTGTGCGCCGACGATCGGCTCGACGCCGTTCCGTACGGTGGAATTCCCGACGCGGATTCGATCCGTATCTGCACGATCAAGGTCGCGACCGACGACACCGCACACGCACTCGGCGTCGACGACTCGGACGGACGGTGGACGCGGCTCGCGTCGGTCGACGCCGACGACCTCGTCGCGGCCGACAGGCGACTCGACACCGCTCTCGACGAGTGGGTTCAGACCGTCTACGGCGGTGAGTTCCGGGTTCTGAAGTCGATCTGATCGGATTGCCCGCGTTGCCCTCCGCCTCGCGATCACCGCGTGATCGACGGCGTAAGCCGAGCCAAACTCAGCCGCACACAGTCTCTGCGGCCGCCGAACAGACCGTTTGTCGGCTTCGATGGGGCTCTCTTCCGATTCCGCTTGTTCTCTATTCCAAAGGGGGATACCCACAAAGGCTGGAGTGCGCGCCGCAGTCGGTGGGTGCTCACACACCGAACTGGACGCGGCGCTCGACAACCGAGGGAGAACACCAATGCAACGACGCAAATTCGTAATCGGTTTGGGATCGCTCGCGGCCGGGGCTAGTGCCGTGGTCGGCACCGGCGCGATCACGGAAACGAGTATGGAACGAGGGGTTCGCGGACGGGTCGCCGCTGATGGTCCGAATAGCGCGTACGTGGCAATAAACCCGTTACTTAACGGAGAACACCTCGAATTCAACCAGTCGACGGGAGAGATGCGCCTGTTCTTCGGTGATCTCGGAAGCGGAGGCGCTGGACTCAACCCCGATTCGAACAATCGATTTGACGCGATCTTCGAGGTGGAGAATCAGAATCCAGGTGGTAACCCTGTCCACGAATTCTGGCTCTGGATCGAGAACTCGCACCCGAGGCTGACGTTCTACCTTGACAGTCAACCCGGCAATTCGATCGAAGGCATCTCGAACGCCGAGTCGATGGGTAGCGGGAACGACGATCCCGTGCGCGCGCCTGTAGGCGTCCACATCGACCTGACTGACTCCGGGCTGACTGCGGGTGATAATCTCCAGTCGCTGTTCGACCCGAACGATGAGTTCGTCATTCACATGGAGAAGACGAACGGAAGTCCACCGTAAATAGAACGAGTACGAAAACGACGATATGGCCTCTTTACTTTTTTCGACGCTATTCGAAGCACTCCTGCTATGCCGCTCAAGAAACATCATATCTCGACGTTACTGAGCGGCCTCCTCGTCTTGTTCGTCGTTTCACTCGTTCTGAGCGGATTGTTGGGCCAGCCAATTTTGATCGGCTACGTCGAAACTGACAGCATGTCTCCAGCGCTGGATCCCGGAGACGGATTCGTTGCGATTCCTGCGGAACTCAGCGGCGAGATACACGAAAACGATGTCGTCGTATTCCAGGCTGAATTCCTCCACGGTGGGGGATTAGTCACCCACCGTGTCGTTGGAGAGACCGACTCCGGATACATCACGAAAGGGGACGCGAATCCGATCGCGGACCAATCCGGACGCGGAGAGCCTCCCGTACAAAACGAGCAGATCGTGGCGAAAGCGCTTCAAATAAACGGACAGCTCGTGGTGCTTCCGAATCTCGGCGCGCTGGTCGAGACCATACAGGGTGTAGTCGAGGGGACGCAACTTCGTCTCGCGGGCCTTTTCGGAACTCGACTATTTCTCGGAGCGCACGGGATAGCGATACTCTCCTCGATCCTCCTCTTTTTCGTATATATCGGCTTAACTCTGCAAGAGACCGCTCAACGCCCCGGAAGGGAGTACGAACGTGATTCGACTCGATCCACGGGGATGAGTAGTCACGTGTTCGTCGTCGCCATCATCCTGATGTTGGTTACCGCGACCACACTCGGGATGGTGCTCCCGAGTACGACACACGAACTGGAAGCGATCACATCGGACAGCGAAACGGTGACGTTGAACGTCGATAACGCGGGATTCCTTCCGGTGGTCGTACACTTCGAATCTAACAGCGGGTCGATCACGGTCGATCCACAACGTCTGTACGTCCCGTCGCAGTCCTCCCAAGAGGCAAAGGTGGTCCTGCCGCCGCCGGAGAGCGCGGATGATATGCGTCGTTATCTCGATGAACGCCGATACTTCGCCCTCCTTCCGCAACCGATATTGACGACACTTTATCGGTTCCACCCCTGGGCCCCCATCCTCGTCATCGACGCGCTGATCGCGGTGCCGTTCTATCTGCTCGGGATCGGACTGCTCGGGACGGGTCGGATCCGGAACCGATCTCGGGACCGGGAACTTCCTGTCCTCACGCGCGTCCGCCGGATGTTTCGGGAACTGTACTGATCGACCGGTCGTTTCGCACACGACGATCGGACTCTTGCCGAGGATCGTCGTCCGTCGTCGCGAAAGGCCCCCGACGGCGAACCGTTGACGCCCCTTACCATCGGTAGATTTCGCTTTCGATCCGTCGGCATTCTCCGACCGACATTCCGAAAAGTATCTCTCGCATATAATATGGTGTATCCCCCACATACTCCGCTCAGTAGCCGGGTACCGGCATTCATATACATGTGAAGTATAAGATACTGGATCATCGCTCTCCCGCTCGTAGAGAGTGTTTGTGGACGATGTTGGGAGTTCATAGCAAAGTACCCGTCAGGTGACGTGGCGAACGACATGGGGGCACTGGTCATCACTGAGGAATTTAGGACAGCGATTCAACCATGAGCAGCGTGGGATCGAACGGACCGTCGGTCCAGCGCTCGTCCGACGCCGTCCGCTTCTCAAGAGACGACACGCTGGAAGTGCTCAGCAACCGACGCCGTCGCTTCGCGATCCACTACCTCAAACAGCGAAACGGCGGACAGACGACCGTCTCCGAACTCGCCGAACGGGTGGCGAGCTGGGAGAACGACAAAGAGATCGACGAACTCACACACCGGGAACGAAAGCGCGTCCGGAACGCCCTGCGGCAGTTTCACCTGCCCAAGATGGACGAGTACGGGTTCCTCGAGTACGACGTCCAGCGCGGGACCGTCGCGCTCTCGGCGGCCGCCGCCAGGGAGGACTTCTACGTCGATTCGCTCACGGGAGGCGAGATCCCCTGGAGCGTTTACTATCTCGGCCTCTCGGGGTTGGGGATCGCCTGCGTGGCCGGGCTCTGGATGGGTCTGTTCCCGTTCACCTATCTCTCGCCGCTCGAATGTGGCGTCTTTTTTGTCACCGTTCTCGTGGTTTCATCGCTCGGACACTTCTACGACAACTACTACCGGATGCGGCTGGGATCGCGCGAGAAACCGCCAGAGGTTGGACGGAAATGAGCCGCCGCCGAATGCTGTTGCTCGCGGGCGCTTTCGTCATCAGTCTCGCGCTCGTGACGGGGACCAGCGGCGTGAGCTCGGTCACGATGACCCGAGGGATCGACGGGGCCATCGTCGACGACCAGCGCGCCTACCTCGGGATCGAACAGACGGCCACCGCCGACGCCGGCACCGCCGTCCTCGAGGTGCGAATCACCAACCGACATCCAACTGCGGCGTTCACGACCATCGTGGTGACGATCAACGGGACGACCGTCGATCTCGGCGGTGGCGGTCCCGTCGCTCCTGGCGGGGCCGTCTCGCACACGTTCGAGTCGGTCCCCTGCGACGCCACGGCGGAGATCGAAGCGTCCGGAAGCGATCTTGGCATCGAACTGGAGCGCGCGGTGGCCTGTGCGTAAAAACGTCGCCGCAGTAACTGAGTGGGACCGCCCGAATTTGAATCGGGGTTACAGCGTCCCAAACGCTGAAGGATACCAAGCTACCCCACGGTCCCGCACCCGTCCGTAGCCGCCGCCACCGTGAAAACGTTTCGTTCTCGGCCCCAAGGGATTTAGCGCCACTTTGCGAACGGTTTCGTATGGTTACAACGATCGAGGTCGCCCTGCTGGTCGCGGTGTTGGCGCTGTTGTTCGGCGCGTACCGGATCATCAAGGCGGTCAAGCCGTTCATCGTCAACGCCGTGGTCGGCCTGATTGTGTTGGTGATCGCGAGTTTCCTCGGCATCGGCGTCGAGATCACCCCGATCGCGGTGTTGATCTGCGCCGTCGGCGGGATCCCCGGCGCGATCCTCGTCATTCTCTTGGCGTATCTGGGGATCGCCTTCGCGGGAATGGCCGTTCCGGTCGGCGTGTTGGCGCTGGT is part of the Natronomonas salsuginis genome and harbors:
- a CDS encoding DUF5305 domain-containing protein encodes the protein MSTGSRRLRALLDAQFPIVVAVLVVLVVGSGGLTYVTYASPPTTTEERPGSSWETTGAFEHSATVTEDTAAYPAGTTLEDRSVYFTEVTPWLNGTYAFEYEASDGGELNTTVRVQLVLRGVEQTRENTTVVWETSEPLETSRDGALSPRGAIEVPFAINMNETANRTDRIEEQLGDPPGQAEVEIRVVVEMVGRVNGREVEASREHALPISLEEGVYRLDDPGELTDRSEAMRTVTVERSPGPLRSFGSPALLAVSLAALGGLVVARGRGELALTPTERELLAYEDDRTDLDEWISTMQLPKEAFDRPRAAATSLSSLVDFAIDTNNSVIEDPNEEAYYVLHDGYLYTYRPATPGDGRPETEGVDADGTEPGEGGAPSEPDDGPDPEVPPADE
- a CDS encoding signal peptidase I; its protein translation is MPLKKHHISTLLSGLLVLFVVSLVLSGLLGQPILIGYVETDSMSPALDPGDGFVAIPAELSGEIHENDVVVFQAEFLHGGGLVTHRVVGETDSGYITKGDANPIADQSGRGEPPVQNEQIVAKALQINGQLVVLPNLGALVETIQGVVEGTQLRLAGLFGTRLFLGAHGIAILSSILLFFVYIGLTLQETAQRPGREYERDSTRSTGMSSHVFVVAIILMLVTATTLGMVLPSTTHELEAITSDSETVTLNVDNAGFLPVVVHFESNSGSITVDPQRLYVPSQSSQEAKVVLPPPESADDMRRYLDERRYFALLPQPILTTLYRFHPWAPILVIDALIAVPFYLLGIGLLGTGRIRNRSRDRELPVLTRVRRMFRELY
- a CDS encoding DUF7344 domain-containing protein, whose product is MGSNGPSVQRSSDAVRFSRDDTLEVLSNRRRRFAIHYLKQRNGGQTTVSELAERVASWENDKEIDELTHRERKRVRNALRQFHLPKMDEYGFLEYDVQRGTVALSAAAAREDFYVDSLTGGEIPWSVYYLGLSGLGIACVAGLWMGLFPFTYLSPLECGVFFVTVLVVSSLGHFYDNYYRMRLGSREKPPEVGRK
- a CDS encoding pro-sigmaK processing inhibitor BofA family protein; its protein translation is MVTTIEVALLVAVLALLFGAYRIIKAVKPFIVNAVVGLIVLVIASFLGIGVEITPIAVLICAVGGIPGAILVILLAYLGIAFAGMAVPVGVLALV